The following proteins are co-located in the Malus sylvestris chromosome 13, drMalSylv7.2, whole genome shotgun sequence genome:
- the LOC126595753 gene encoding MAP3K epsilon protein kinase 1-like, whose amino-acid sequence MSRQAASPHFHKSKTLDNKYMLGDEIGKGAYGRVYKGLDLENGDFVAIKQVSLENIAQEDLNVIMQEIDLLKNLNHKNIVKYLGSLKTKTHLHIILEYVENGSLANIIKPNKFGPFPESLVAVYIAQVLEGLVYLHEQGVIHRDIKGANILTTKEGLVKLADFGVATKLTEADANTHSVVGTPYWMAPEVIEMSGVCAASDIWSVGCTVIELLTCVPPYYDLQPMPALFRIVQDERPPIPDSLSLDITDFLGQCFKKDARHRPDAKTLLSHPWIQNCRRALQSSIRHSGTLRKDASIDAEISNGDNQGSSGRPSAEKVEAAASTIKADSRKELLSTEVSDMGKSDDDTASDVKSVEEKTDNLEDDLTDQVPTLAIHEKSSLQNGSGIISFKELAASEPTELDEPPHTSNHDAVLVNGEVRSPELMTKNISAKQGGKGVGYRAFGFGTRNQDSSFQKAAKMPVSLGGNELSKFSDTPGDASLDDLFHPLDKHPEDRATEASTSASMSHLNQGNTPGNDAGKGDLATKLRATIAQKQMESEMGQANGSGGNLLQLMMGVLKDDVIDIGGLVFDEKMPGENLFPLQAVEFSRLVGSLRPDETEDVIVSACQKLIAIFHQRPEQKIVFVTQHGLIPLVELLEVPKTRVICSVLQIINQIIKDNTDFQENACLVGLIPVIMSFAVPNHSREIRMEAAYFLQQLCQSSALTLQMFIACRGIPVLVGFLEADYAKFREMVHLAIDGMWQVFKLQRSTPRNDFCRIAAKNGILLRLINTLHSLNEATRLASISAGGGFPLEGSAQRPRSGSLDSGHPIFSQSDTPLPTTDQHDPSKVRHGMIDFHLSTGTAEPARASTSNSQRSDADQSDPRYLHLDTDRAQSSNVVVEASVPFKLTDSSSVDKVVNITTKEPSTTSRDLDLRQQRPTNSSSRASTDRPPKMMEGTSNGFSTTVTTQQEQVRPLLSLLDKEPPSRRFSGQLEYVRHLPGLERHESIWPLLHASNEKKTNGELDFLMAEFADVSQRGRENGNVDSTARVSHKTINKEMGTLASIKGAASTPGIASQTASGVLSGSGVLNARPGSATSSGLLSHMVSTLNADVAREYLEKVADLLLEFAQADTTVKSYMCSQSLLSRLFKMFNRVEPPILLKILKCVNHLSTDPNCLENLQRAEAIKYLIPNLELKEGALVSQIHHEVLNALFNLCKINKRRQEQAAEIGIIPHLMHFIESNSPLKQYALPLLCDMAHASRNSREQLRAHGGLDVYLSLLEDELWSVTALDSIAVCLAHDNDNRKVEQALLKKDAVQKLVKFFQCCPEQYFVHILEPFLKIITKSSRINTTLAVNGLTPLLITRLDHQDAIARLNLLKLIKAVYEHHPRPKQLIVENDLPQKLQNLIEERRDGQRLGGQVLVKQMATSLLKALHINTVL is encoded by the exons ATGTCTCGGCAAGCGGCGTCGCCTCACTTCCACAAATCCAAGACGCTCGATAACAAATAC ATGCTTGGAGATGAGATTGGAAAGGGAGCATACGGTCGAGTTTACAAGGGTTTGGATTTGGAGAATGGGGACTTTGTCGCTATTAAACAAGTTTCTTTGGAGAATATTGCCCAGGAGGATCTCAACGTTATAATG CAAGAGATTGATTTACTCAAG aatttaaatcacaaaaacaTTGTGAAGTACCTTGGATCCTTAAAGACAAAGACTCATCTTCACATAATCCTAGA ATATGTGGAGAATGGCTCACTTGCAAACATTATCAAGCCAAACAAATTTGGACCTTTCCCAGAATCATTGGTAGCTGTGTACATTGCTCAG GTTCtggaggggttagtatatttaCATGAACAGGGCGTAATCCATCGGGATATCAAGGGTGCAAATATATTGACAACTAAAGAG GGACTTGTGAAACTAGCTGATTTCGGTGTTGCGACAAAACTGACTGAGGCGGATGCTAATACACATTCAGTTGTTGGAACACCATATTGGATGGCCCCAGag GTGATTGAAATGTCGGGGGTTTGTGCTGCTTCAGACATTTGGAGTGTTGGGTGCACTGTTATTGAACTTCTTACATGCGTACCTCCTTACTATGATCTACAGCCTATGCCAGCACTGTTTCGTATTGTTCAG GATGAGCGTCCTCCCATACCTGACAGCCTATCTCTGGACATTACTGATTTTCTGGGTCAGTGCTTTAAGAAG GATGCTAGGCATCGGCCGGATGCAAAGACATTGCTTTCTCACCCTTGGATACAAAACTGCCGGCGAGCATTGCAATCTTCAATTCGTCATAGTGGAACTCTAAG AAAAGATGCTTCAATAGATGCAGAAATTTCCAATGGAGATAATCAGGGCTCTAGTGGACGTCCTTCTGCAGAGAAAGTTGAAGCAGCTGCTTCGACCATTAAAGCA GACTCTAGGAAAGAATTATTATCAACTGAGGTTTCTGATATGGGAAAATCTGATGATGACACTGCTTCAGATGTAAAATCTGTTGAGGAGAAGACGGATAATTTAGAAGATGATCTGACAGATCAAGTTCCCACGTTAGCTATCCATGAAAAGTCATCTTTGCAAAATGGTTCTGGCATAATATCTTTTAAGGAATTGGCTGCCTCTGAGCCAACTGAGCTTGACGAGCCACCACATACTAGCAACCATGATGCAGTGCTGGTGAATGGTGAGGTCAGATCTCCTGAATTAATGACTAAAAATATAAGTGCCAAACAAGGAGGAAAAGGTGTTGGTTATAGAGCATTCGGTTTCGGAACAAGAAATCAGGATAGTAGTTTTCAAAAG GCTGCCAAGATGCCAGTTTCTTTGGGAGGTAATGAACTCAGTAAATTTAGTGATACTCCGGGAGATGCTTCCTTGGATGATCTGTTTCATCCATTGGATAAGCATCCAGAGGATAGGGCAACTGAGGCTTCGACATCTGCATCTATGTCACATTTAAACCAAGGCAATACACCTGGGAATGATGCTGGGAAAGGCGACCTGGCTACAAAGTTGAGAGCTACAATTGCTCAAAAACAAATGGAGAGTGAAATGGGTCAGGCTAATGGCAGTGGTGGTAACCTGTTACAGCTTATGATGGGTGTTCTCAAAGATGATGTGATTGATATTGGTGGTTTG GTTTTCGACGAAAAGATGCCTGGAGAAAACCTATTTCCCCTACAG GCTGTTGAGTTCAGCCGGTTGGTTGGGTCATTGAGACCAGATGAAACAGAAGATGTTATTGTCTCTGCCTGTCAGAAACTCATTGCTATCTTCCATCAGCGCCCAGAGcagaaaattgtttttgttacCCAGCATGGTTTGATCCCTCTAGTGGAATTGCTTGAAGTACCTAAAACTCGA GTTATATGTTCTGTGCTTCAAATTATAAATCAGATAATCAAAGATAATACTGATTTCCAAGAAAATGCTTGTCTCGTGGGTTTG ATCCCAGTGATAATGAGCTTTGCGGTTCCTAATCATTCCCGAGAAATTCGTATGGAAGCAGCTTATTTCTTACAGCAACTTTGTCAGTCAAG CGCCTTGACATTGCAAATGTTCATAGCTTGCCGTGGAATACCTGTTTTGGTGGGCTTTTTAGAGGCTGACTATGCAAAATTCAG GGAAATGGTTCATCTAGCAATTGATGGTATGTGGCAAGTCTTTAAGCTTCAGCGGTCAACTCCTAGAAATGATTTTTGTCGCATAGCCGCAAAGAATGGAATACTCCTGAGGCTCATTAACACCCTTCATAGCTTGAATGAGGCAACCCGCCTAGCTTCCATATCTGCCGGGGGTGGATTTCCACTAGAAGGTTCAGCTCAGCGCCCACGGTCTGGTTCATTAGATTCTGGTCATCCGATTTTTTCTCAGAGTGACACACCGCTTCCTACAACTGATCAACATGATCCCTCCAAGGTTAGACATGGAATGATTGATTTTCATTTGTCAACTGGAACAGCAGAACCTGCACGGGCTTCAACTTCAAACTCTCAAAGATCAGATGCCGATCAATCAGATCCAAGATATCTTCATCTAGATACTGATAGAGCTCAATCTAGCAATGTGGTAGTGGAAGCTTCAGTTCCTTTTAAATTGACAGACTCATCATCAGTAGACAAAGTAGTAAATATTACAACCAAGGAACCTTCAACTACCTCTCGAGATCTAGACCTCAGGCAGCAGCGACCTACCAATTCTTCTAGTAGGGCGTCCACAGATAGACCTCCAAAAATGATGGAAGGTACATCAAATGGGTTTTCAACAACAGTAACTACTCAACAGGAGCAAGTTCGTCCCCTTCTTAGCTTGTTAGATAAAGAGCCTCCTTCCAGACGCTTTTCTGGTCAGCTCGAGTATGTACGCCACCTGCCAGGTTTGGAGAGACATGAAAGTATATGGCCCCTTTTACATGCTTCTAATGAAAAGAAGACAAATGGAGAATTAGATTTCCTGATGGCCGAATTTGCTG ACGTCTCTCAACGTGGTAGAGAAAATGGGAATGTTGATTCCACTGCTAGAGTTTCTCATAAAACGATAAATAAAGAGATGGGAACACTAGCATCTATCAAAGGAGCTGCTTCCACCCCTGGCATAGCATCTCAGACAGCATCTGGAGTACTTTCTGGTTCTGGAGTTCTAAATGCTAGACCAGGCAGTGCAACATCATCAGGTTTACTTTCCCACATGGTTTCAACATTGAATGCAGATGTTGCGAGGGAATACCTAGAAAAGGTGGCTGATCTTCTGCTTGAGTTTGCACAGGCAGATACTACTGTAAAGTCATACATGTGTAGCCAAAGTTTGCTCAGCCGTCTCTTCAAGATGTTCAATAGGGTGGAGCCCCCTATTCTTTTGAAG ATACTGAAGTGTGTAAACCATTTGTCAACTGATCCAAACTGCTTAGAGAATCTTCAGCGGGCAGAAGCAATTAAATATTTGATTCCAAATCTGGAACTAAAAGAAGGAGCTCTTGTATCTCAAATACATCATGAG GTACTCAATGCCCTGTTCAATCTGTGCAAGATTAACAAGAGAAGACAGGAACAAGCAGCTGAGATTGGAATAATTCCACACTTAATGCACTTTATTGAGTCTAATTCTCCTTTGAAACAATATGCGTTGCCTTTACTGTGTGATATGGCTCATGCATCACGTAATTCGAGGGAGCAACTAAGGGCTCATGGTGGGTTGGATGTTTACTTAAGCCTTCTTGAGGATGAACTTTGGTCTGTGACTGCATTGGATTCGATTGCTGTGTGCTTGGCTCATGACAATGACAACCGGAAGGTGGAACAAGCATTATTGAAAAAGGATGCAGTTCAGAAATTGGTGAAATTCTTCCAGTGCTGTCCAGAACAGTATTTCGTGCACATATTGGAGCCTTTTTTGAAAATTATCAC GAAATCATCTCGAATTAATACAACGTTAGCTGTTAATGGTTTGACACCGCTGCTTATCACAAGACTCGACCATCAGGATGCTATTGCCCGTCTAAATCTTCTTAAACTGATAAAG GCTGTTTATGAGCACCACCCGCGGCCAAAGCAATTGATTGTGGAGAATGATCTGCCTCAGAAGCTTCAAAATCTAATAGAAGAACGCAGAGATGGGCAACGATTGGGTGGCCAAGTGTTGGTAAAACAAATGGCTACTTCGCTGCTTAAGGCACTACATATTAACACCGTCCTGTAG
- the LOC126595769 gene encoding glutamine synthetase nodule isozyme-like yields the protein MSLLSDIINLNLSESTEKTIAEYIWIGGSGLDLRSKAKTLPGAVTDPSELPKWNYDGSSTGQAPGDDSEVILHPQAIFRDPFRRGKNILVICDTYTPAGEPIPTNNRFNAAKIFSHPDVVAEDPWYGIEQEYTLLQKDINWPLAWPIGGFPGPQGPYYCGAGADKAFGRDIVDSHYKACLYAGINISGINAEVMPGQWEFQVGPTAGIAAGDQLWAARYILERITEIAGVVLSLDPKPIQGDWNGSGAHTNYSTKSMRNDGGIDVIKKAIEKLSLRHKEHIASYGKGNERRLTGLHETADIHTFSWGVANRGASIRVGRETEQAGKGYFEDRRPASNMDPYVVTSMIAETTILLK from the exons ATGTCTCTCCTCTCTGATATCATCAACCTCAATCTCTCCGAATCCACCGAGAAGACCATCGCTGAATACATTTG GATTGGAGGATCTGGTTTGGACTTGAGAAGCAAAGCTAAG ACACTGCCCGGAGCAGTAACGGACCCATCAGAACTGCCGAAGTGGAACTACGACGGCTCAAGCACAGGCCAAGCCCCAGGGGATGACAGTGAAGTCATCCTGCA CCCCCAGGCCATTTTTAGGGATCCATTCCGAAGAGGGAAAAACATCCTG GTGATATGTGATACGTACACACCGGCCGGCGAGCCGATCCCCACCAACAACAGATTCAACGCTGCCAAGATATTCAGTCACCCTGACGTTGTCGCCGAGGATCCTTG GTACGGCATCGAGCAAGAGTACACTCTTCTACAGAAGGATATCAATTGGCCGCTTGCATGGCCAATTGGTGGATTCCCCGGTCCACAG ggtCCCTACTACTGTGGCGCCGGAGCAGACAAGGCCTTCGGTCGCGACATTGTGGACTCACATTACAAGGCTTGCCTCTATGCCGGAATAAATATCAGCGGCATAAATGCTGAAGTTATGCCCGGGCAG TGGGAGTTTCAAGTCGGTCCTACTGCTGGTATTGCTGCTGGTGATCAGTTATGGGCTGCTAGATACATCCTTGAG CGAATTACAGAAATAGCAGGAGTTGTCCTTTCTTTGGACCCAAAACCAATCCAG GGTGATTGGAATGGTTCGGGTGCTCACACTAACTACAG TACCAAGTCGATGAGAAACGATGGCGGAATTGACGTGATCAAGAAGGCAATCGAGAAACTGAGTCTGCGCCACAAGGAACACATTGCTTCCTACGGAAAAGGCAACGAGAGGAGATTGACAGGTCTGCATGAGACGGCTGACATCCATACTTTCTCTTGG GGCGTGGCAAACCGAGGGGCTTCCATTCGGGTTGGTCGCGAAACTGAGCAAGCTGGCAAAG GCTATTTCGAGGACAGAAGGCCAGCGTCGAACATGGATCCGTATGTCGTGACTTCAATGATCGCCGAAACCACTATTCTCTTAAAGTGA
- the LOC126595765 gene encoding eukaryotic initiation factor 4A-3: MAEAPARRVGGMGDEKLEFVTSDGIEPIMTFDQMGLRDDLLRGVYNYGFEKPSAIQQRAVRPIIEGRDVIAQAQSGTGKTSMIALTVCQLVDTSSREVQALILSPTRELAAQTEKVILAIGNFINIQAHSCIGGKSVGEDIRKLEYGVHVVSGTPGRVCDMIKRRTLRTRAIKLLVLDESDEMLSRGFKDQIYDVYRYLPPELQVCLISATLPHEILEMTNKFMTEPVRILVKRDELTLEGIKQFFVAVEREEWKFDTLCDLYDTLTITQAVIFCNTKRKVDWLTEKMRSNNFTVSAMHGDMPQKERDAIMAEFRGGNTRVLITTDVWARGLDVQQVSLVINYDLPNNRELYIHRIGRSGRFGRKGVAINFVKSDDIKILRDIEQYYSTQIDEMPMNVADLI, from the exons ATGGCAGAGGCACCGGCGAGACGTGTCGGAGGAATGGGGGATGAGAAGCTGGAGTTCGTGACTTCCGACGGGATAGAGCCCATCATGACCTTCGATCAGATGGGTTTAAGGGACGATCTCCTCCGAGGCGTCTACAACTACGGCTTCGAGAAGCCCTCCGCCATCCAGCAACGGGCCGTCAGGCCCATCATAGAGGGTCGCGACGTCATCGCCCAGGCCCAGTCCGGTACCGGCAAGACCTCCATGATTGCCCTGACCGTCTGTCAGCTTGTCGACACCTCCTCCCGAGA GGTTCAGGCTTTGATATTGTCTCCGACGAGGGAATTGGCGGCGCAGACGGAGAAGGTGATATTAGCAATTGGGAATTTCATAAATATACAAGCGCATTCTTGCATTGGAGGCAAAAGCGTGGGTGAGGATATCCGAAAGCTCGAGTATGGCGTTCATGTGGTGTCTGGAACTCCTGGCAGAGTCTGTGATATGATCAAAAGAAGAACTCTCCGAACTCGAGCCATCAAATTATTAGTTCTT GATGAATCTGATGAAATGTTGAGCAGAGGGTTCAAGGATCAGATTTATGATGTCTATAGATATCTTCCTCCTGAGCTccag GTATGCTTGATTTCTGCTACACTTCCTCATGAAATTTTGGAGATGACCAACAAGTTTATGACTGAACCTGTAAGGATCCTTGTCAAACGTGATGAGTTGACATTGGAG GGAATTAAGCAATTTTTCGTGGCCGTCGAAAGAGAGGAATGGAAGTTTGATACTCTTTGTGATCTCTATGATACCCTTACAATTACACAAGCTGTTATTTTCTGCAACACAAAGCGAAAG GTGGACTGGCTCACCGAAAAGATGAGGAGTAATAACTTTACCGTCTCTGCAATGCATGGAGACATGCCTCAGAAGGAAAGAGATGCTATTATGGCCGAGTTTCGTGGTGGTAATACTCGTGTCCTGATCACAACCGATGTTTGGGCCCGGGGCCTTGATGTTCAGCAG GTTTCTTTGGTTATCAATTATGATCTTCCAAACAATCGAGAGCTATACATTCATCGAATTGGTCGTTCTGGCCGTTTCGGGCGCAAG GGTGTGGCAATAAACTTTGTCAAAAGTGATGATATTAAGATTCTAAGAGACATTGAGCAGTATTACAGTACTCAGATTGACGAAATGCCGATGAATGTCGCGGACTTGATATGA
- the LOC126595759 gene encoding probable metal-nicotianamine transporter YSL7 produces the protein MERSLSKGSDTQSDNSDAKQKSTAGNTQKKVNVEEAFKYTAVPPWTKQITVRSMVTSFILSIVFNFIVCKLNLTTGVIPSLNVAAGLLGFAVVKGYTAMIDKCGFLKQPFTRQENTVIQTCVVASSGIAFSSGTASYLLGMSAKIAAQGDEGNTPINIKKLDVGWMIGFLFAVSFVGLFSIMPLRKMMIMKYKLTYPSGTATAYLINSFHTPKGAKLAKKQVAVLFKTFCFTFVFAFFQWFFAAADGCGFSSFPTFGLKAYAHKFYFDFSSTYVGVGMICPIMVNVSLLVGAIISWGIMWPLIETKKGIWYNANLSASSLHGIQGYRVFIAIAMMLGDGLFHVIYMLFMTTKSLMTHRSEKKLETSSPSVNHDSVEAGGSSEVGSADYGEERRIEYFLKDQIPSWVAFSGYIVLAAISIGVVPLIFPQLKWYHVLVAYLIAPVLAFCNAYGCGLTDWSLASNYGKFAIIIFSSWVGLDRGGVIAGLASCGVTMSIVSTASDLMQDFKTGYLTLSSPRSMFFSQVFGTAMGCVMSPLIFWFFYKAYSIGNPDGPYPAPYGLMYRGIALLGVEGVGSLPKNCVTLAVSFFAAAVAMNIISELLQRYETKYRIHRFIPNPMCMAIPFYLGSYFAIDMCVGSLILYLWRSKNRQKANDYGPAVASGLICGESLWGVPAAILSLASVKPPICMKFLSASVNKKVDSLLRS, from the exons ATGGAGAGAAGCCTTAGCAAAGGCAGTGATACCCAGAGTGACAACTCGGATGCCAAACAGAAGAGCACTGCCGGAAATACCCAAAAGAAGGTGAATGTGGAGGAGGCGTTCAAGTACACGGCGGTGCCGCCCTGGACCAAGCAGATTACGGTGAGGTCGATGGTCACCAGCTTCATCCTCAGCATTGTCTTCAACTTCATCGTCTGCAAGTTGAACCTCACCACCGGCGTCATTCCCTCGCTCAACGTTGCCGCGGGACTGCTCGGTTTCGCGGTGGTGAAAGGCTACACCGCCATGATCGACAAGTGCGGTTTCTTGAAGCAGCCCTTCACTCGCCAGGAAAACACCGTCATCCAGACTTGCGTCGTCGCCTCTTCCGGGATCGCCTTTAGCA GTGGAACTGCAAGTTATTTACTGGGAATGAGTGCAAAGATTGCTGCGCAAGGAGATGAAGGCAACACCCCAATCAACATAAAGAAACTTGATGTTGGATGGATGATTGGGTTTCTCTTCGCTGTCAGCTTCGTCGGGTTGTTTTCGATCATGCCCCTCAGAAAG ATGATGATCATGAAGTACAAGTTAACGTACCCGAGTGGAACTGCAACTGCATACCTCATCAACAGCTTTCACACACCCAAAGGGGCTAAGCTGGCAAA GAAACAAGTTGCTGTGCTCTTCAAAACCTTCTGCTTCACCTTTGTGTTTGCCTTTTTCCAGTGGTTTTTCGCTGCTGCTGATGGCTGCGGATTTTCCAGCTTCCCAACATTTGGTCTCAAAGCCTATGCGCACAA GTTttactttgatttctcatcGACGTATGTTGGTGTAGGCATGATTTGCCCTATCATGGTCAATGTATCTTTGCTTGTTGGAGCCATTATTTCATGGGGAATCATGTGGCCCCTGATTGAGACGAAGAAAGGTATCTGGTACAACGCTAATCTATCCGCCAGCAGTCTCCATGGCATCCAAGGATACAGG GTTTTTATTGCTATAGCCATGATGCTTGGTGATGGTTTATTCCATGTAATCTACATGCTCTTCATGACCACGAAAAGTCTCATGACACACAGATCAGAGAAGAAACTAGAGACATCATCACCATCCGTAAACCATGACAGTGTTGAAGCGGGAGGGTCCTCAGAAGTTGGGTCTGCAGACTATGGTGAAGAACGAAGAATCGAGTACTTCTTGAAAGACCAAATCCCTAGCTGGGTTGCTTTCTCTGGCTACATTGTGCTGGCAGCCATATCCATCGGTGTAGTACCCTTGATCTTCCCCCAGCTGAAATGGTACCATGTGCTGGTTGCTTATCTGATTGCCCCAGTCTTGGCCTTCTGCAATGCCTACGGCTGTGGCCTCACCGATTGGTCTCTTGCCTCCAACTATGGCAAATTCGCCATCATAATCTTCAGCTCTTGGGTTGGCCTTGACCGTGGTGGTGTCATTGCCGGCCTTGCTTCTTGCGGTGTGACGATGAGCATTGTCTCGACCGCTTCTGATCTCATGCAAGACTTCAAGACAGGATACCTCACGCTCTCGTCTCCTCGCTCTATGTTCTTCAGCCAAGTCTTTGGCACAGCAATGGGATGCGTCATGTCTCCATTAATATTCTGGTTTTTCTACAAAGCTTACTCAATTGGAAATCCAGACGGCCCTTATCCTGCACCCTACGGCCTAATGTACCGCGGCATTGCACTCCTTGGAGTTGAGGGTGTCGGTTCCCTCCCCAAAAACTGCGTGACGCTTGCAGTCTCGTTTTTTGCAGCTGCAGTCGCGATGAACATAATCAGTGAGCTATTGCAGCGTTACGAAACAAAGTACAGGATCCATAGGTTCATTCCGAACCCAATGTGCATGGCCATCCCATTCTACCTGGGTTCCTACTTCGCCATTGACATGTGCGTGGGAAGCTTGATCCTCTACTTGTGGCGGAGCAAGAACAGGCAAAAGGCCAATGACTATGGGCCAGCTGTGGCGTCGGGTCTCATCTGCGGTGAATCTTTGTGGGGCGTTCCGGCTGCTATACTGTCCCTTGCGTCTGTCAAACCTCCTATCTGCATGAAGTTCCTCTCTGCTTCTGTCAACAAGAAAGTTGATTCCCTACTACGTAGCTAG